A genomic window from Candidatus Denitrolinea symbiosum includes:
- a CDS encoding phosphoglucosamine mutase, translating to MPIHFGTDGWRAVISDTFTFDNLRMVAQAIADAVASEHWTKPKNGASAQSQERIVVGFDTRFLSDRFAGEVARVLAANGFVVYLAQSDSPTPAISYAVKNLGAAGGVMITASHNAPRYNGVKLKGAFGGSALPEQCRRVEIYINDNEQQARGPNLMDFQKAREAGLIQRFNPLPAYYEHLRTLIQSDVIADNPQRIVVDSMYGSGRGVIKGFLQGTGCEVAEVRSEMNPGFGGVHPEPIAKNLGALASAISSGMGAFGLCTDGDADRIGAMDERGIFVDPHKIFALALKYLVEKRGMSGAVVRTVSTTRMIDRLAKRYGLKLYETPVGFNHIADYMMSEDVLIGGEESGGISFKGHIPEGDGPIMGLLLVEIVSAMNKPLNALVDDLLKDVGPAFYERTDLRLSRPVAKAEMTEFLTKQAPAEIGGEKVTEISQRDGVKYIMADDSWLLIRPSGTEPVLRVYAEGRSQEMVQALLGYGEKVAERVV from the coding sequence ATGCCCATCCATTTCGGCACCGACGGCTGGCGCGCCGTCATTTCGGATACTTTTACCTTCGATAATCTTCGCATGGTGGCGCAGGCCATCGCCGACGCGGTCGCGTCCGAGCATTGGACCAAGCCGAAGAACGGCGCGTCCGCTCAAAGTCAGGAAAGGATCGTGGTCGGCTTCGATACGCGATTCCTGTCCGATAGATTCGCGGGCGAGGTGGCGCGCGTCCTGGCCGCGAACGGATTCGTCGTCTACCTCGCCCAGTCCGATTCGCCCACGCCCGCGATTTCGTACGCGGTCAAGAATCTCGGCGCGGCGGGCGGGGTGATGATCACCGCGTCGCATAACGCCCCGCGCTACAACGGCGTCAAGTTGAAGGGCGCGTTCGGCGGGTCGGCGCTGCCTGAGCAATGCCGCCGCGTGGAAATCTACATCAACGACAACGAGCAGCAGGCGCGCGGACCGAACCTGATGGATTTCCAAAAGGCGCGCGAGGCGGGTTTGATCCAGAGATTCAATCCGCTGCCCGCGTATTATGAACACCTGCGCACGCTCATCCAAAGCGACGTGATCGCCGATAATCCCCAGCGCATCGTGGTGGACTCGATGTACGGTTCGGGGCGCGGCGTGATCAAGGGCTTTTTGCAGGGGACGGGCTGCGAGGTGGCGGAAGTGCGCAGCGAGATGAATCCTGGCTTCGGCGGAGTCCATCCCGAACCCATCGCCAAGAATTTGGGCGCGCTGGCTTCCGCGATCTCTTCGGGAATGGGCGCCTTCGGTCTCTGCACCGACGGCGACGCGGACCGCATCGGCGCGATGGACGAGCGCGGCATCTTCGTGGACCCGCACAAGATCTTCGCACTCGCGCTGAAATATCTCGTGGAGAAGCGCGGCATGAGCGGCGCGGTGGTGCGGACGGTCTCGACGACGCGCATGATTGACCGTCTCGCCAAGCGCTATGGGCTCAAACTGTACGAGACGCCCGTCGGCTTCAATCACATCGCCGATTACATGATGAGCGAAGATGTGCTGATCGGCGGCGAGGAGTCGGGCGGGATCTCGTTCAAGGGACACATCCCCGAAGGCGACGGCCCGATCATGGGACTCTTGCTGGTGGAAATTGTGTCCGCCATGAACAAGCCGCTGAACGCGCTGGTGGACGACCTGCTCAAGGACGTGGGCCCCGCGTTCTACGAGCGTACCGACCTGCGTCTCAGCCGTCCCGTCGCGAAAGCCGAGATGACCGAGTTCCTGACGAAGCAAGCCCCCGCGGAGATCGGCGGCGAGAAAGTGACCGAGATCAGTCAACGCGACGGCGTGAAATACATCATGGCCGACGACTCGTGGCTGTTGATCCGCCCATCGGGGACGGAGCCCGTCCTGCGCGTCTACGCGGAGGGGCGGAGTCAGGAGATGGTGCAGGCGCTGCTGGGGTATGGGGAGAAGGTGGCGGAGAGGGTGGTGTGA
- a CDS encoding GNAT family N-acetyltransferase yields MTDIFRGELVRLTSEEPQTVAAAFARWGRDSEFNRLLDFDPARAWSEKKWKEFLEKDLDPDQNHSYFFHVRELVEDKLIGFVGLSPIWAHGNAWVGIGFGERDYWGKGYGTDAMRLALRFAFMELNLHRVTLDVFEYNPRAIRSYEKAGFREEGRRRQLLLRNGRRWDEIEMGILREEWLKLNEK; encoded by the coding sequence ATGACCGACATCTTCCGAGGCGAACTCGTCCGCTTGACGAGCGAGGAACCGCAAACCGTGGCCGCCGCTTTCGCGCGCTGGGGCCGCGACAGCGAATTCAACCGCCTGCTGGATTTCGATCCCGCCCGCGCCTGGTCCGAAAAAAAATGGAAGGAGTTCCTGGAAAAGGACCTCGATCCCGACCAGAACCACAGTTACTTCTTCCACGTGCGCGAACTTGTCGAAGACAAACTCATCGGGTTTGTCGGCCTTTCTCCCATCTGGGCGCACGGAAACGCCTGGGTGGGGATCGGCTTCGGCGAACGCGATTACTGGGGCAAGGGCTACGGCACAGACGCCATGCGACTTGCCCTGCGTTTCGCGTTCATGGAACTCAACCTGCACCGCGTCACGCTCGACGTGTTCGAGTACAACCCGCGCGCCATCCGCTCGTACGAGAAGGCGGGCTTCCGCGAGGAGGGCCGCCGCCGCCAACTCCTGCTCCGCAATGGCCGCCGCTGGGACGAGATCGAGATGGGCATCCTGCGCGAGGAATGGTTGAAGTTGAATGAAAAGTGA
- a CDS encoding adenosine deaminase — MTVARSFTDTDVFRPFPKVDLHRHLEGTLRIETMLEIARAHAITVPASLSGLVQVQDGDPQTFQNFLAKFNTLRLFYRSPEVIHRITREAVEDAAKDNVRYLELRFTPVALSRAERFPLHDVMNWVADSAREAAKKFKVKVGLIASVNRHESPELAEQVTWLAAEHFKDGMVGIDLAGNEAEYPAQPFLGIFKEARQAGLHTTIHAGEWGGAQNVREAIESFDVERIGHGVRTLEDSYTTALAKEHGTVFEVCVTSNMQSGVIPASQKHPLPKMMEAGLNVTVNSDDPSISRINLSHEYRVVCAELGVPVDALKQRILAAAQASFLPEKDKNDLVKSVKKELKL; from the coding sequence TTGACCGTGGCTCGTTCCTTCACCGACACCGACGTATTCCGCCCCTTCCCCAAAGTGGACCTGCACCGCCACCTGGAGGGGACCCTGCGCATCGAGACGATGCTCGAGATCGCGCGGGCGCACGCCATCACCGTGCCGGCCAGCCTGAGCGGACTGGTGCAGGTGCAGGACGGCGACCCGCAAACGTTCCAGAATTTCCTCGCCAAGTTCAACACGCTGCGACTCTTCTATCGCTCGCCCGAGGTGATCCATCGCATCACCCGCGAGGCGGTGGAGGACGCCGCGAAGGACAACGTCCGCTATCTCGAATTGCGTTTCACGCCAGTGGCGCTTTCGCGCGCCGAGCGTTTCCCGCTGCATGATGTGATGAACTGGGTGGCGGACAGCGCGCGCGAGGCCGCGAAAAAATTCAAAGTGAAAGTCGGACTGATCGCCTCGGTCAATCGGCACGAAAGTCCCGAACTGGCCGAGCAGGTGACGTGGCTGGCGGCGGAACACTTCAAGGACGGGATGGTCGGGATTGACCTGGCCGGGAACGAGGCGGAATATCCCGCCCAGCCGTTCCTGGGCATCTTCAAGGAAGCGCGCCAGGCGGGACTGCACACCACCATCCACGCCGGGGAGTGGGGCGGCGCGCAGAACGTGCGCGAGGCCATCGAGTCGTTCGACGTGGAGCGCATCGGTCATGGCGTGCGGACGCTGGAAGACAGTTACACGACCGCGCTGGCGAAGGAACACGGCACGGTATTCGAAGTCTGCGTCACCAGCAACATGCAGTCGGGCGTGATCCCCGCGTCGCAAAAGCATCCCCTGCCGAAAATGATGGAGGCGGGACTGAACGTCACCGTCAATTCGGACGACCCGTCCATTTCACGCATCAACCTCAGCCACGAATACCGCGTCGTCTGCGCCGAGCTGGGCGTGCCTGTGGACGCGCTCAAGCAGCGCATCCTGGCCGCGGCGCAGGCGTCCTTCCTGCCCGAAAAAGATAAGAACGACCTGGTCAAGAGCGTCAAGAAAGAGTTGAAACTGTAG
- a CDS encoding HicB family protein, which yields MEFTVEYEQEEDGRWLAEVKELPGVMTYGRNPDEAVAHAQALALRVVADRLDNGESVPALMFSFSMA from the coding sequence ATGGAATTTACAGTCGAATACGAACAGGAAGAGGATGGACGCTGGCTGGCGGAGGTGAAGGAACTTCCAGGCGTGATGACCTATGGCAGGAACCCCGATGAGGCTGTTGCACATGCCCAGGCATTGGCGTTACGCGTTGTCGCCGACAGGCTTGACAATGGGGAAAGCGTTCCCGCCCTGATGTTTTCTTTCTCGATGGCATGA
- a CDS encoding NADH-quinone oxidoreductase subunit N encodes MTPFDFTKDLQTILPLTILIVWACALLVVDLFVPKSQKWITAALAAAGLAVALGVTLAQAGKPAVLGFNDMVARDGFSTFLNALQLACGLLGVTLAFGYIKRTGIERGEYYTLLLFSLTGMMLMAQATDLILVFIALELLSIPLYFLAAFNRSQAASEEAGLKYFLLGAFSTGFLVYGIALVFGATGTTNLVAIFASAPTSVPLLTVGAALILVGFAFKTAVVPFHMWTPDVYQGAPTSVTGFMAAGAKIAGFAAMFRVFATAFPSLAVDMTNVLWGLSALTMVIGNLVAISQTDIKRMLAYSSIAHAGYILMAFVPYGNAEVAPVAIASGLFYLVAYAAANFGAWGVVVAMEQAEGRGLAISDYAGLAKKHPALAAAMTVCLISFIGFPPTLGLVGKFYLFRSAIAGGFVGLAIIGVITSLVSAYYYLRVVVTMYMKDGAPAIEREFWLDLTWGLSAFVTVALSFVPQALFLMASTALLK; translated from the coding sequence ATGACTCCTTTCGATTTCACCAAAGACCTTCAAACCATCCTCCCGCTGACCATCCTGATCGTTTGGGCCTGCGCGCTCCTGGTCGTGGACTTGTTCGTCCCCAAAAGCCAAAAGTGGATCACCGCCGCGCTGGCCGCCGCGGGACTGGCCGTCGCGCTCGGCGTCACCCTCGCGCAGGCAGGCAAACCCGCCGTCTTGGGCTTCAACGACATGGTCGCGCGCGACGGTTTCTCCACCTTCCTCAACGCCCTGCAACTGGCCTGCGGACTGCTCGGCGTGACCCTGGCCTTTGGCTACATCAAACGCACGGGGATCGAACGCGGCGAATACTACACCCTGCTCCTCTTCAGCCTCACGGGGATGATGCTCATGGCGCAGGCCACCGACCTGATCCTCGTCTTCATCGCCCTCGAACTGCTCTCCATCCCGCTGTACTTCCTGGCGGCATTCAACCGTTCGCAAGCCGCCTCAGAAGAAGCGGGACTGAAATACTTCCTGCTCGGCGCCTTCTCGACGGGATTCCTCGTCTACGGGATCGCGCTCGTCTTCGGCGCGACCGGGACCACCAACCTCGTCGCCATCTTCGCCTCCGCCCCGACCTCGGTCCCGCTCCTGACCGTCGGCGCGGCCCTCATCCTCGTCGGCTTCGCCTTCAAGACCGCGGTCGTCCCCTTCCACATGTGGACGCCCGACGTCTACCAGGGCGCGCCGACTTCCGTCACCGGCTTCATGGCCGCGGGCGCCAAGATCGCGGGATTCGCGGCCATGTTCCGCGTCTTCGCGACGGCTTTCCCCTCCCTCGCCGTGGACATGACCAACGTCCTCTGGGGACTCTCCGCGCTGACGATGGTGATCGGCAACCTGGTCGCCATTTCGCAGACCGACATCAAACGCATGTTGGCCTACTCCAGTATCGCGCACGCGGGCTACATCCTGATGGCCTTCGTCCCCTACGGCAACGCCGAGGTCGCGCCAGTCGCGATCGCTTCGGGACTCTTCTACCTCGTCGCCTACGCGGCCGCCAACTTTGGCGCGTGGGGCGTTGTGGTTGCCATGGAACAAGCCGAGGGACGCGGTCTCGCCATCAGCGACTACGCGGGACTGGCGAAGAAACATCCCGCCCTCGCCGCCGCGATGACCGTCTGCCTGATTTCGTTCATCGGCTTCCCGCCCACGCTCGGGCTGGTCGGCAAGTTCTATCTCTTCCGCTCCGCGATCGCGGGCGGATTCGTCGGACTGGCGATCATCGGCGTGATCACCTCGCTCGTCTCCGCGTACTACTACCTGCGCGTTGTCGTGACGATGTACATGAAGGACGGCGCGCCGGCCATCGAGCGCGAGTTCTGGCTCGACCTCACCTGGGGACTCTCCGCCTTTGTGACGGTGGCGCTCAGCTTCGTCCCGCAGGCGCTGTTCCTGATGGCAAGTACGGCGTTGTTGAAATAA
- a CDS encoding mycothiol synthase, producing the protein MTNNQPILASGLRLRRPRITDAEAVAALTYAVCAADGDATVAASAEEIHHLWQDPGFDLAADAWVIEAADGKIVGYEELYNRHGFAAFEGDGYVHPDFPNQGIGTALLRAMEQRARELAPQAEPDLQVYLRNGFGTKDQRAVELHQNEGYAPVRYTWRMEIRLDEPPPAPAWTAGVELRPYDPDGQGRVLHAASEETFKDHWGSVPISYETWQEKTVRRPGFDPSLYFVAWDGDQIAGMSLCRLKPDGMGWVGTLGVRRPWRKRGLGQALLLHSFGEFHRRGIHTVGLGVDAGSLTGATRLYQRVGMEVAHEYVIYQKTLRPGRAPGYAENNDG; encoded by the coding sequence ATGACCAACAACCAACCCATTCTCGCCTCCGGGCTTCGCCTTCGCCGCCCGCGCATAACGGACGCGGAGGCAGTGGCCGCGCTCACCTACGCGGTCTGCGCGGCAGACGGCGACGCGACCGTGGCCGCTTCCGCTGAAGAGATTCATCATCTCTGGCAGGACCCTGGCTTCGACCTCGCGGCCGACGCGTGGGTGATAGAAGCCGCCGACGGAAAAATCGTCGGCTACGAGGAACTCTACAACCGGCACGGCTTCGCCGCCTTCGAAGGCGACGGCTACGTCCACCCCGATTTCCCCAACCAGGGCATCGGCACGGCCCTCCTGCGCGCAATGGAACAGCGCGCCCGCGAATTGGCCCCTCAAGCCGAGCCGGACCTGCAGGTCTACCTCCGCAACGGATTTGGAACGAAGGACCAGCGCGCCGTTGAACTGCATCAAAACGAGGGCTACGCGCCGGTCCGCTACACATGGCGGATGGAGATTAGGCTCGACGAGCCGCCTCCCGCGCCGGCCTGGACTGCGGGCGTGGAACTGCGTCCCTACGACCCGGACGGGCAGGGACGCGTCTTACACGCCGCCTCGGAGGAAACCTTCAAAGACCACTGGGGGAGCGTCCCCATTTCTTATGAGACCTGGCAGGAGAAAACCGTCCGCCGTCCGGGATTCGATCCCAGCCTGTACTTCGTCGCCTGGGACGGAGACCAGATCGCGGGGATGTCGCTCTGCCGCCTCAAACCCGACGGGATGGGCTGGGTCGGCACGCTGGGCGTCCGCCGCCCGTGGCGCAAGCGCGGACTGGGTCAGGCGCTGCTCCTCCACTCGTTTGGCGAGTTCCACCGCCGCGGCATCCACACCGTCGGCCTGGGCGTGGACGCCGGGAGTCTGACCGGCGCGACCCGTCTTTATCAGCGCGTCGGGATGGAGGTGGCGCATGAGTACGTTATCTACCAGAAGACGCTCCGGCCCGGCCGCGCCCCGGGATATGCGGAGAACAACGACGGCTGA
- a CDS encoding aconitate hydratase AcnA, whose product MNDLFKSRDVLKVGNREYVIFRLDALEKAGLTKLNKLPYSIRVVLEAALRQCNDREIAQNDVKNIAAWTPKGARPGIPFLPARVLMQDFTGVPAVVDLAAMRDAVARLGGDPKKINPLVPVDLVIDHSVQVDFFATADALNRNAEIEFQRNRERYEFLKWGQKAFRNFRVVPPMTGIVHQVNLEHLAQVVMTKQEPGSSEVVAFPDTLVGTDSHTTMVNGLGVVGWGVGGIEAEAVMLGQPMDMLLPDVIGVKLTGKLKEGITATDLVLTVTHMLRKKGVVDKFVEFFGPGLDSMSLPDRATIGNMAPEYGATIGYFPVDAETLRYMKLTGRSDETIALTEAYCRAQGLFHAADSPEPEFTDMLELDLGTVAPSLAGPKRPQDRVALDEMKETFHKALTAPVKERGFELSGEALTREAVFGTNGGSQKMKHGAVVIAAITSCTNTSNPSVMIAAGLVAKKAVEKGLHVKPYVKTSLAPGSRVVTEYLQLAGLIDPLSKLGFNIVAYGCTTCIGNSGPLPGEVAKAVTGSDIVAAAVISGNRNFEGRVHPLVKANYLASPPLVVAYALAGTVDIDLVHEPLGADANGAPVYLKDLWPSQKEISDIIAASVKNDMFTRKYADVFSGSDMWQAIKVKEGDLFEWDEASTYIHHPPYFQDLTLDAASIQPIRGARVLGLFGDSITTDHISPAGNIAINSPAGKFLQERGVQPKDFNQYGTRRGNDLVMARGTFANIRLKNLMVAPKEGNWTKYFGTGEAQVMPIYDAAMKYQEAGVPTVILAGREYGTGSSRDWAAKGPMLQGVKAVIAESFERIHRSNLVGMGILPLQFVGGQNAESLGLDGSETLDIEGLGDGIQPKAELTVKARKSDGRVIEFKVTALLNTKVEVNYYRDGGILHTVLKHLMQ is encoded by the coding sequence ATGAACGATCTATTTAAATCCCGCGACGTATTGAAAGTGGGAAATCGGGAATACGTCATCTTTCGCCTCGACGCGTTGGAGAAGGCGGGTTTGACCAAACTGAACAAACTGCCCTATTCGATCCGCGTCGTGCTGGAAGCCGCGCTGCGCCAGTGCAACGACAGGGAGATCGCCCAAAACGACGTGAAGAACATCGCCGCGTGGACGCCCAAAGGCGCGCGGCCGGGCATCCCGTTCCTGCCGGCCCGCGTCCTGATGCAGGACTTCACGGGCGTGCCGGCGGTGGTGGACCTCGCCGCGATGCGCGACGCGGTGGCCCGTCTCGGCGGCGACCCGAAGAAGATCAACCCGCTCGTCCCCGTGGACCTCGTCATAGACCATTCCGTGCAGGTGGACTTCTTCGCCACCGCCGACGCGCTCAACCGAAACGCCGAGATCGAATTCCAGCGCAACCGCGAGCGCTATGAATTTCTCAAGTGGGGACAGAAGGCCTTCCGCAATTTCCGCGTCGTCCCGCCGATGACCGGCATCGTGCATCAGGTCAACCTGGAACATCTCGCGCAGGTGGTGATGACGAAACAGGAGCCGGGTTCCTCGGAAGTCGTCGCCTTCCCCGACACCCTCGTCGGCACCGATTCGCACACCACCATGGTCAACGGCCTCGGCGTCGTCGGCTGGGGCGTGGGCGGGATCGAAGCCGAAGCCGTGATGCTCGGCCAGCCGATGGACATGCTCCTGCCCGACGTGATCGGGGTCAAACTCACCGGCAAACTGAAAGAGGGCATCACCGCCACCGACCTCGTCCTCACCGTGACGCACATGCTCCGCAAAAAAGGCGTGGTGGACAAGTTCGTGGAATTCTTCGGCCCCGGCCTGGACTCGATGTCCCTGCCCGACCGCGCCACGATCGGCAACATGGCTCCCGAATACGGCGCGACCATCGGCTACTTCCCCGTCGACGCGGAGACGCTCCGCTACATGAAGTTGACGGGACGCTCCGACGAGACCATCGCCCTGACCGAGGCCTACTGCCGCGCCCAGGGACTCTTCCACGCCGCGGACTCGCCCGAACCTGAATTCACCGACATGCTCGAACTCGACCTCGGGACGGTCGCGCCCTCCCTCGCGGGGCCCAAACGCCCGCAGGACCGCGTCGCCCTGGACGAGATGAAGGAGACCTTCCACAAGGCGTTGACCGCCCCCGTCAAGGAGCGCGGCTTCGAACTCTCCGGCGAGGCGTTGACGCGCGAAGCCGTCTTCGGGACCAACGGCGGCTCGCAGAAGATGAAGCACGGCGCGGTCGTGATCGCGGCCATCACCTCCTGCACGAACACGTCCAACCCGTCCGTGATGATCGCGGCGGGACTGGTCGCGAAGAAGGCCGTGGAAAAAGGCCTGCATGTCAAACCGTACGTCAAGACCTCGCTCGCGCCCGGCTCGCGCGTGGTGACGGAATATCTCCAACTGGCCGGTTTGATCGACCCGCTCTCCAAACTCGGATTCAACATCGTCGCCTACGGATGCACCACCTGCATCGGCAACTCGGGGCCGCTGCCCGGCGAGGTGGCGAAGGCCGTGACCGGGTCCGACATCGTGGCGGCGGCAGTCATCTCAGGCAACCGCAACTTCGAGGGACGCGTCCACCCGCTGGTCAAGGCGAACTACCTCGCCTCGCCGCCGCTGGTCGTCGCCTACGCCCTCGCGGGGACGGTGGACATTGACCTCGTCCACGAACCCCTCGGCGCGGACGCGAACGGCGCGCCCGTCTATCTCAAAGATCTGTGGCCCTCGCAAAAAGAGATCAGCGACATCATCGCGGCCAGCGTCAAAAACGACATGTTCACGCGGAAATATGCCGACGTGTTCAGCGGCTCGGACATGTGGCAGGCCATCAAAGTAAAGGAAGGCGACCTGTTCGAGTGGGACGAGGCCTCAACCTACATCCATCACCCGCCCTACTTCCAGGACCTGACGCTCGACGCGGCTTCGATCCAACCGATTCGCGGCGCGCGCGTCCTCGGACTTTTCGGCGATTCCATCACCACCGACCATATCTCCCCCGCGGGCAACATCGCCATCAACTCGCCCGCCGGGAAATTCCTGCAGGAGCGCGGCGTGCAGCCCAAAGATTTCAACCAATACGGCACGCGCCGCGGCAACGACCTGGTGATGGCGCGCGGCACGTTCGCCAACATCCGCCTGAAGAATTTGATGGTCGCGCCGAAGGAAGGCAACTGGACGAAGTACTTCGGGACGGGCGAGGCGCAGGTCATGCCGATCTACGACGCGGCGATGAAATATCAGGAAGCGGGCGTTCCCACCGTCATCCTGGCGGGCAGGGAATACGGGACAGGCTCCAGCCGCGACTGGGCCGCGAAGGGACCGATGCTGCAAGGCGTGAAGGCCGTCATCGCCGAGTCGTTCGAACGCATCCACCGCTCCAACCTGGTGGGCATGGGAATCCTGCCCCTGCAATTCGTCGGCGGACAGAACGCCGAGTCCCTCGGGCTGGACGGAAGCGAGACGCTCGACATCGAGGGCCTGGGCGACGGCATCCAGCCCAAGGCCGAGTTGACCGTCAAAGCGCGGAAGTCCGACGGGCGCGTAATCGAGTTCAAAGTCACCGCGCTGCTGAACACGAAAGTGGAAGTCAACTACTACCGCGACGGCGGCATCCTGCACACGGTGCTGAAGCATTTGATGCAGTGA
- a CDS encoding N-acetyltransferase yields MATPTLTAELPAAPAIPGLVFRRFRGPEDYPFMLAVINGSKAADNIERSDTLEAMVNNYSHLENCDPYRDMLMAEADGRMIGYNRVFWEQQEDDARLYVVFGFLLPEWRRKGLGSSMLALGEARLREIAAEQAYAGPRFFQSWAMDTEKGTIALLEGAGYQPVRYGFDMTRSLSEPFPDFPMPEGLEVRPVEDGHLRAIFDADSESFRDHWGYVAPTEARFDAWLHQPDFDPSLFKVAWDGDQIAGAVQNFVNKEENEEYNRKRGYTEGIFVRRPWRKRGLARSLIVQSMKMFKEMGMTETALGVDSENTSGALRVYQSCGYKQVKMGITFRKPLE; encoded by the coding sequence ATGGCAACGCCAACTCTCACGGCTGAACTTCCCGCCGCGCCCGCCATCCCTGGGCTGGTCTTCCGCCGCTTCCGCGGTCCCGAAGATTACCCGTTCATGCTGGCCGTCATCAACGGGAGCAAGGCTGCGGACAACATCGAACGCTCCGACACGCTCGAAGCGATGGTCAACAATTACTCTCACCTCGAAAACTGCGACCCGTACCGCGACATGCTGATGGCCGAAGCGGACGGGCGGATGATCGGTTACAACCGCGTCTTTTGGGAACAGCAGGAGGATGACGCCCGCCTCTACGTGGTGTTCGGCTTCCTCCTCCCCGAATGGAGGCGCAAGGGCCTCGGCTCGTCCATGCTTGCTCTCGGCGAAGCGCGCCTGCGCGAGATCGCCGCGGAGCAGGCCTACGCGGGCCCGCGCTTCTTTCAATCCTGGGCGATGGACACTGAGAAAGGAACCATCGCCTTGCTCGAAGGCGCGGGATACCAACCCGTCCGCTACGGGTTCGACATGACGCGCAGCCTCTCCGAGCCCTTCCCCGACTTCCCCATGCCCGAGGGTCTGGAAGTCCGCCCCGTGGAGGATGGACACCTGCGCGCCATCTTCGACGCGGACTCGGAATCCTTCCGCGACCACTGGGGCTACGTGGCGCCGACCGAGGCGCGCTTCGACGCCTGGCTCCACCAGCCCGACTTCGACCCCTCGCTGTTCAAAGTGGCCTGGGACGGCGATCAGATCGCGGGCGCGGTGCAGAACTTCGTCAACAAGGAAGAGAACGAGGAGTACAACCGCAAGCGCGGCTACACCGAGGGAATCTTCGTCCGCCGCCCGTGGCGCAAGCGCGGGCTGGCGCGCTCGCTCATCGTCCAGAGCATGAAAATGTTCAAGGAAATGGGCATGACCGAAACCGCCCTCGGCGTGGACAGCGAGAACACCAGCGGCGCGCTGCGCGTCTATCAAAGCTGCGGCTACAAACAGGTGAAGATGGGAATCACCTTCCGCAAGCCGCTGGAATAA
- a CDS encoding N-acetyltransferase, RimJ/RimL family gives MLDFQTQLLEAKDIRFGPIDHEAHPAVESRWTHDAEFMRLMDLSPARPLSPALVKKKYEAIEKQMDEDKNLFYFTIRAREDDRLIGKAMIEWISWNNGNGWLRLGIGEADCRGRGYGTQALSMLLRFAFAELNLFRVSAALAEYNEAALGLVHKFSFVEETRRREGLYRDDRRWDLTCHGLLHSEWEQRLAKGGAA, from the coding sequence ATGCTCGATTTTCAAACCCAATTGCTCGAGGCAAAGGATATCCGCTTCGGTCCCATTGACCATGAAGCGCATCCCGCCGTCGAATCCAGATGGACGCACGACGCCGAATTCATGCGCCTGATGGACCTCAGTCCCGCCCGCCCGCTTTCGCCCGCGCTGGTCAAGAAGAAGTACGAGGCCATCGAAAAGCAAATGGACGAGGACAAAAACCTGTTCTACTTCACCATCCGCGCCCGCGAGGACGACCGCCTGATCGGCAAAGCCATGATCGAGTGGATCAGTTGGAACAACGGCAACGGCTGGCTCCGGCTGGGCATCGGCGAGGCGGATTGCCGCGGCAGGGGCTACGGGACGCAGGCGCTGTCCATGCTCTTGCGCTTCGCGTTCGCGGAGCTGAATCTCTTCCGCGTCAGCGCCGCGCTGGCCGAATACAACGAAGCCGCGCTCGGCCTCGTCCACAAATTCAGTTTCGTGGAAGAGACGCGCCGACGCGAAGGACTCTACCGCGACGACCGCCGCTGGGACCTGACCTGCCACGGACTGCTCCACTCCGAATGGGAGCAGCGGCTTGCGAAAGGAGGCGCGGCATGA